Proteins encoded within one genomic window of Polyangium spumosum:
- a CDS encoding dienelactone hydrolase family protein, translating into MVDERMENTPVRVPAGGVMLDGDLGNPAGARGVVVFAHGSGSSRFSRRNRHVASILQARGLATLLVDLLTVEEEAVDLRTAEVRFDIDLLARRVVGIVDWLGGETVTAGLGIGIFGASTGAAAALVAAAERPEAVKAVVSRGGRPDLAGGALPQVKAPTLLIVGGADTLVIDLNQQAFEDLRCERQIVIVPRATHLFEEPGALDQVADLAGHWFEAHMAPGERRMARAS; encoded by the coding sequence ATGGTCGACGAAAGAATGGAGAACACGCCGGTACGCGTGCCGGCAGGCGGCGTGATGCTGGACGGGGATCTCGGGAACCCGGCGGGCGCGCGGGGCGTGGTGGTCTTCGCGCACGGGAGCGGCTCGAGCCGGTTCAGCCGGCGCAACCGTCATGTCGCTTCGATTCTGCAAGCCCGCGGGCTCGCGACGTTGCTCGTGGACCTCTTGACCGTCGAGGAGGAGGCCGTCGATCTGCGGACGGCCGAGGTCCGGTTCGACATCGACCTGCTCGCGCGGCGGGTCGTGGGGATCGTGGACTGGCTCGGCGGGGAGACGGTGACGGCGGGGCTCGGGATCGGGATCTTCGGCGCGAGCACGGGGGCCGCGGCGGCGCTCGTGGCGGCGGCGGAGCGCCCCGAGGCGGTGAAGGCGGTCGTCTCGCGCGGCGGGCGGCCGGATCTCGCGGGCGGCGCGCTGCCGCAGGTGAAGGCGCCGACGCTGCTCATCGTGGGGGGCGCGGACACGCTGGTGATCGACCTGAACCAGCAGGCGTTCGAGGATCTGCGGTGCGAGCGGCAGATCGTCATCGTGCCTCGGGCGACGCACCTCTTCGAGGAGCCGGGCGCGCTCGACCAGGTCGCGGATCTCGCGGGCCACTGGTTCGAGGCGCACATGGCGCCCGGGGAGCGGCGGATGGCCCGGGCATCATGA
- a CDS encoding citrate synthase gives MDLAKQNGAAKAGGLDGVVVADTALSEVDGERGRLVVAGHDIEALAGRVGFEDLCGLLWTGAAPDAATRRAIGQALAEGRALAFEQIPALGEALVAEDGSAALMACVAHFGARAAWRAEGAAPWTELGRVTGAVATFAAAWARRRAGGQPIAPDVSLGHAADYLRMVRGEVAPEAAARALDAYLVTVADHGMNASTFTARVVASTGSDLVSAIVAATGALKGPLHGGAPGPVLDMLDAIGEPGRAGAWIAAELAAGRRIMGMGHRIYRVRDPRAAVLERALGELERGGSVGARLALARATERAAEALLAERHPDRPLKANVEFYTAVLLDAVGLPRELFTPTFAVGRAAGWSAHVQEQRRAGRLIRPASRYVGPVPA, from the coding sequence ATGGATCTTGCGAAGCAAAATGGCGCGGCGAAGGCGGGCGGGCTGGATGGGGTCGTGGTGGCGGACACGGCGCTCAGCGAGGTCGACGGCGAGCGGGGGCGGCTCGTCGTGGCGGGGCACGACATCGAGGCGCTCGCGGGTCGGGTGGGCTTCGAGGATCTCTGCGGGCTGCTCTGGACGGGCGCGGCGCCGGACGCGGCGACGCGGCGCGCGATCGGGCAGGCGCTCGCGGAGGGGCGGGCGCTCGCGTTCGAGCAGATCCCGGCGCTCGGGGAGGCGCTCGTCGCCGAGGATGGAAGCGCGGCGCTCATGGCGTGCGTGGCGCATTTCGGGGCGCGCGCGGCGTGGCGGGCGGAGGGCGCTGCGCCGTGGACCGAGCTCGGCCGCGTGACGGGCGCGGTGGCGACGTTCGCGGCGGCGTGGGCGCGCCGGCGCGCGGGCGGGCAGCCGATCGCGCCGGACGTGTCGCTCGGGCACGCGGCGGACTACCTGCGGATGGTGCGCGGCGAGGTCGCGCCCGAGGCGGCGGCGCGGGCGCTCGACGCGTACCTCGTGACCGTGGCCGATCACGGCATGAACGCCTCGACCTTCACGGCGCGGGTCGTGGCCTCGACGGGCTCGGATCTCGTCTCGGCGATCGTGGCGGCGACGGGCGCGCTCAAGGGTCCGCTGCACGGGGGCGCGCCGGGGCCCGTGCTCGACATGCTCGACGCCATCGGCGAGCCGGGGCGCGCTGGGGCGTGGATCGCGGCCGAGCTCGCGGCGGGCCGGCGCATCATGGGCATGGGGCATCGGATCTACCGGGTGCGGGATCCACGGGCCGCGGTGCTCGAGCGGGCCCTCGGGGAGCTCGAGCGGGGCGGGAGCGTGGGGGCGCGCCTCGCGCTCGCGCGGGCCACGGAGCGCGCGGCCGAGGCCTTGCTCGCCGAGCGCCACCCGGATCGACCGCTCAAGGCGAACGTCGAGTTCTACACGGCCGTCCTGCTCGACGCGGTGGGCCTGCCGCGTGAGCTCTTCACGCCCACCTTCGCCGTGGGGCGGGCGGCTGGGTGGTCGGCGCACGTGCAGGAGCAGCGCCGGGCGGGGCGCCTCATCCGGCCGGCTTCGCGGTATGTTGGGCCCGTCCCGGCCTGA
- the crcB gene encoding fluoride efflux transporter CrcB: MKLVWVCVGGALGSGARFLVTTWSLQRYGPAFPYGTLAVNIAGSFLLALLFQLSRSVTWLSPTLQMALGAGFMGGFTTYSTFNLELVQYAQNGQTRLAATYGAATLVGCLCAGFVGMHLGRLPSPR; the protein is encoded by the coding sequence ATGAAGCTCGTCTGGGTCTGCGTCGGCGGCGCGCTCGGCTCGGGGGCGCGGTTCCTCGTGACGACCTGGTCCCTGCAGCGATACGGCCCCGCGTTCCCGTACGGGACCCTCGCCGTCAACATCGCAGGCTCGTTTCTGCTCGCGCTGCTGTTCCAGCTCTCCCGGAGCGTCACCTGGCTCTCCCCCACGCTGCAGATGGCGCTCGGGGCGGGGTTCATGGGCGGGTTCACGACGTACTCCACGTTCAACCTGGAGCTCGTCCAGTACGCGCAGAACGGACAGACCCGCCTCGCAGCGACGTACGGCGCGGCGACGCTCGTCGGCTGCCTCTGCGCCGGGTTCGTCGGGATGCACCTCGGACGGCTGCCCAGCCCGCGCTGA
- a CDS encoding potassium transporter Kup — translation MTEDQAGTLPSTPPPASAAPHAAAPHGATSPGARWALLLGALGVVFGDIGTSPLYAIKECFSPASPHRVLPTPDNILGILSLVFWSLLMVVTVKYLTFVLKADNQGSGGILALLALVPTRKGPGTGLLVLLVLLGASLLYGEGVITPAISVLSAMEGLEIVYEPLKPAVVPLTVLILVALFLVQKRGTGGIGSVFGTVTLIWFVTIAALGARWIVANPSVLAAVDPRNAVRFFLEHKSHGFLLLGAVVLCITGCEALYADMGHFGRGPIRRVWFVVVWPALLLNYFGQGAYLLQHPEGATNPFYALAPSWARGPTVAIATAATIVASQALISGAFSLTQQAVQLGYFPRVTIVHTSKDTEGQIYIPEINRALLVACITLVLMFRSSTSLAAAYGIAVTATMTITTMVYFVVVTQRWGWPLWKALPPVAVFLAIDVSFFTANAAKFFHGGWFPVALAAVLFTVMTTWKSGRRILAESFKEGVLPLELFLEDVERTKPHRVRGTAVFMASNPNGTPPVLLHHFKHNQVLHEQVVLLSIMNERVPEIPPEARLSVEHKGHGFYRVTARYGFMQTPHVPSLLAACEEHGLSIELGRASYYLGRETLLPTGRSKMWKWRKDLFAFISRNARPATAYFGLPPGRVVELGMQIDL, via the coding sequence ATGACGGAAGACCAAGCGGGGACGCTCCCCTCCACCCCGCCACCCGCGAGCGCGGCGCCACACGCCGCGGCCCCGCACGGCGCCACGAGCCCTGGCGCGCGATGGGCCCTGCTCCTCGGCGCCCTCGGCGTCGTCTTCGGCGACATCGGAACGAGCCCGCTCTACGCGATCAAGGAGTGCTTCAGCCCGGCGAGCCCGCATCGGGTCCTGCCCACGCCCGACAACATCCTCGGCATCCTCTCGCTCGTCTTCTGGTCGCTCTTGATGGTCGTGACGGTGAAGTATCTCACGTTCGTCCTGAAGGCTGACAACCAGGGTTCGGGCGGCATCCTGGCGCTGCTCGCGCTCGTGCCGACCCGCAAGGGCCCGGGGACGGGGCTGCTCGTCTTGCTCGTGCTGCTCGGGGCGTCGCTCCTTTATGGCGAGGGCGTCATCACGCCCGCCATTTCGGTGCTCTCGGCCATGGAGGGCCTGGAGATCGTTTACGAGCCCTTGAAGCCCGCCGTCGTGCCGCTCACGGTGCTCATCCTCGTCGCGCTTTTCCTCGTGCAAAAGCGCGGCACCGGGGGCATCGGGAGCGTCTTCGGGACGGTCACGCTGATCTGGTTCGTGACCATCGCGGCGCTCGGGGCCCGGTGGATCGTGGCGAACCCGAGCGTGCTCGCGGCCGTGGATCCGCGGAACGCCGTACGGTTTTTCCTGGAACACAAGAGCCACGGCTTCCTCTTGCTCGGCGCGGTGGTCCTCTGCATCACGGGCTGCGAGGCGCTTTATGCGGACATGGGCCATTTCGGGCGCGGGCCCATTCGCCGGGTCTGGTTCGTGGTCGTGTGGCCCGCGCTCCTGCTCAATTATTTCGGCCAGGGCGCGTATCTGCTCCAGCACCCCGAGGGCGCGACGAACCCCTTTTATGCCCTCGCCCCCTCCTGGGCCCGCGGTCCGACGGTCGCGATCGCCACGGCGGCCACGATCGTCGCCTCGCAGGCGCTCATCTCGGGGGCGTTCTCCCTCACGCAGCAGGCGGTTCAGCTCGGCTACTTCCCGCGCGTGACGATCGTGCATACCTCGAAGGACACCGAGGGGCAGATCTACATCCCCGAGATCAACCGCGCCCTGCTCGTCGCGTGTATCACGCTCGTCCTCATGTTCCGCTCGTCGACCTCGCTCGCGGCGGCGTACGGCATCGCGGTCACGGCGACGATGACCATCACGACGATGGTCTATTTCGTGGTCGTCACGCAGCGCTGGGGCTGGCCGCTCTGGAAGGCGCTCCCGCCCGTCGCCGTCTTCCTCGCCATCGACGTCTCGTTTTTCACGGCAAACGCGGCCAAGTTCTTCCACGGCGGCTGGTTCCCCGTGGCGCTCGCGGCCGTGCTCTTCACGGTCATGACGACGTGGAAATCGGGCCGCAGGATCCTCGCCGAGTCCTTCAAGGAGGGCGTGCTGCCGCTCGAGCTCTTCCTCGAGGACGTCGAGCGCACGAAGCCCCACCGCGTCCGCGGCACGGCTGTCTTCATGGCCTCGAACCCGAACGGCACGCCGCCCGTCCTGCTCCACCATTTCAAGCACAACCAGGTCCTGCACGAGCAGGTCGTGCTCCTCTCCATCATGAACGAGCGGGTCCCCGAGATCCCGCCCGAGGCGCGCCTCTCCGTCGAGCACAAGGGCCACGGGTTTTACCGGGTCACGGCCCGTTACGGCTTCATGCAGACGCCGCACGTGCCGAGCCTGCTCGCCGCCTGCGAGGAGCACGGCCTCTCGATCGAGCTCGGGCGCGCGAGTTATTACCTCGGCCGCGAGACGCTCTTGCCGACGGGCCGCTCCAAGATGTGGAAATGGCGCAAGGACCTCTTCGCCTTCATTTCCCGCAACGCCCGCCCCGCCACGGCGTATTTCGGCCTGCCCCCGGGCCGCGTGGTGGAGCTCGGAATGCAGATCGATCTCTGA
- a CDS encoding cupin domain-containing protein translates to MRAPLRPTTSSALFVATALLVLSACAPTQERCAAAPAAAPAPARGGRGEFFLGNARDVVEKNPIGPDEKTKLVPLFENADHTVNVIQTRGAVPAHYHAEHDELVVILEGSGTFTVEGQTRVVKAGDVQVIPRGAVHSYVHDGPGVTVVVSTFSPRFDPKDRIMVDAKK, encoded by the coding sequence ATGCGTGCGCCGCTTCGCCCCACGACCTCGAGCGCCCTCTTCGTCGCGACCGCCCTGCTCGTCCTGTCCGCCTGCGCGCCCACGCAGGAGCGGTGCGCCGCCGCGCCCGCCGCCGCGCCTGCCCCTGCGCGCGGGGGGCGGGGCGAGTTTTTCCTGGGCAACGCACGCGATGTCGTCGAGAAAAACCCGATCGGGCCGGACGAGAAGACCAAGCTCGTCCCGCTCTTCGAGAATGCCGATCACACGGTCAACGTGATCCAGACCCGGGGCGCCGTGCCCGCGCATTACCATGCCGAGCACGACGAGCTCGTCGTGATCCTGGAGGGCAGCGGGACGTTCACCGTGGAGGGGCAGACGCGCGTGGTGAAGGCGGGCGACGTGCAGGTCATCCCGCGCGGCGCCGTGCATTCCTACGTGCACGACGGCCCCGGCGTGACCGTCGTCGTGTCGACGTTCTCGCCGAGGTTCGATCCGAAAGATCGAATCATGGTCGACGCGAAGAAATGA
- a CDS encoding methylated-DNA--[protein]-cysteine S-methyltransferase, which yields MDGLRFAPFDTPLGRVVVAWSERGLYALALPSEREEETIAWIAASAPGAVHAAPPPWAEEVMDLVAAHLGGAPQDFSKVPLDLERVPPFYRAVYLAARDIPPGQTVTYGELAARLGRPRGAARAVGQALAKNPIPIVVPCHRILGAAGAAVGFSAPGGVQTKARLLALEGARVPRLR from the coding sequence ATGGACGGATTGAGGTTCGCGCCCTTCGATACGCCGCTCGGTCGCGTGGTCGTGGCCTGGAGCGAGCGAGGGCTCTACGCGCTCGCGCTGCCGAGCGAACGGGAAGAGGAGACGATCGCGTGGATCGCCGCGAGCGCGCCCGGAGCGGTGCACGCAGCGCCGCCTCCCTGGGCCGAGGAGGTGATGGACCTCGTGGCGGCGCACCTCGGCGGCGCGCCGCAGGATTTTTCGAAGGTGCCGCTCGATCTCGAGCGCGTGCCGCCGTTTTACCGGGCCGTGTACCTGGCCGCGCGGGACATCCCGCCCGGCCAAACCGTCACGTACGGCGAGCTCGCCGCGCGCCTCGGCCGCCCCCGAGGCGCCGCCCGCGCCGTGGGGCAAGCGCTCGCGAAGAACCCGATCCCCATCGTGGTGCCTTGCCACCGGATCCTGGGCGCAGCCGGCGCAGCCGTCGGGTTCTCCGCGCCAGGTGGGGTGCAGACGAAGGCGCGGCTGCTCGCGCTCGAAGGAGCACGCGTGCCGCGCCTACGTTGA
- a CDS encoding SIR2 family protein, with translation MAEGDITSDLGRQLAAGRVVLFTGAGFSVDAKAHDGSPIPSGPELADELWQICFPGERRDGSALSDLFQHALTEAPDELEALLRRRLTVDAARLPAFYRVWFALPWRRIYTLNVDDLASAAAARFDLPRPLVIRAALAGDPPPDEVPASSRLEVVHLNGHVRSGARGVTFSTTQYGARLATEKDPHYAALVHDFCEQPFVFVGTRLDESPLWQELERMAGANGEEPHLPRPRSLLVTPHIERARQSLLERLGVAWVPRSTRDFTGEVLLPIARSLGVA, from the coding sequence ATGGCAGAGGGGGACATCACGAGCGATCTCGGCCGGCAGCTCGCGGCCGGGCGGGTGGTCCTGTTCACGGGCGCCGGCTTCTCCGTCGACGCCAAGGCGCACGACGGCAGCCCGATCCCGAGCGGGCCCGAGCTCGCCGACGAGCTCTGGCAGATCTGCTTCCCCGGGGAACGCCGCGATGGCAGCGCCCTCTCGGACCTCTTCCAGCACGCCTTGACCGAGGCCCCCGACGAGCTCGAGGCGCTGCTCCGGCGGCGGCTCACGGTCGACGCGGCGCGGCTGCCGGCGTTTTACCGGGTCTGGTTCGCCCTGCCCTGGCGCCGCATCTACACGCTGAACGTGGACGACCTCGCGTCGGCCGCGGCGGCTCGGTTCGACCTGCCGCGGCCCCTCGTGATCCGCGCGGCCCTCGCGGGGGATCCGCCGCCGGACGAGGTCCCCGCCTCCTCCCGGCTGGAGGTCGTGCACCTCAACGGACACGTGCGCAGCGGCGCGCGTGGCGTGACCTTCTCCACGACGCAGTACGGCGCGCGCCTCGCGACGGAGAAAGATCCCCACTACGCCGCGCTCGTCCACGATTTTTGCGAGCAGCCGTTCGTCTTCGTCGGGACCCGGCTCGACGAGTCTCCTCTCTGGCAAGAGCTCGAGCGGATGGCGGGCGCGAACGGCGAGGAGCCGCACCTCCCTCGACCGCGCTCCCTGCTCGTCACGCCGCACATCGAGCGCGCGCGTCAAAGCCTGCTCGAGCGGCTCGGCGTCGCCTGGGTCCCGCGCTCGACGCGGGACTTCACGGGCGAGGTGCTCCTCCCGATCGCACGGTCCCTCGGCGTCGCCTGA
- a CDS encoding SMP-30/gluconolactonase/LRE family protein gives MTRSRVRLGGRCFGFLVGAALAAAMFLQVEAPSAAPAHCDFLARLAEAPGYPDGIVLRKNRIYVAGPAWGVDVGAVPSEIAVFHPKTGAARGTIPIQGEDLAAPHALTGLTVDASGRLYALSSQLGLLRLSEKGHGKWHQSVYAGPFPDTLLCDPAEPSDLCSLVTKELPPMPSDIAFAKDGNAYVTDAAQATIFRIPPGGGAPEVWLESTKLAGFYDLQGARGIVVSPDGKSVYVTVSYAADAPWEGRVYRIPRIPSPKEADVALVAVFPDFEGPSGLALGEDGALFVALSLKDEIAVVDPAGGELGRFSAATNDDIPLDGPAHLAFDGKGGVFVTNQAVASGLSDHFAVVEVDVGDRGRKIHPPKVP, from the coding sequence ATGACGCGATCCAGGGTTCGGCTGGGTGGAAGGTGCTTCGGGTTTCTCGTCGGCGCGGCGCTCGCGGCCGCGATGTTCCTCCAGGTGGAGGCGCCGTCGGCCGCGCCCGCGCATTGCGACTTCCTGGCGCGCCTCGCCGAGGCGCCGGGGTATCCGGATGGCATCGTCCTCCGCAAGAACCGCATCTACGTCGCGGGCCCGGCGTGGGGCGTCGACGTCGGCGCGGTCCCCTCCGAGATCGCGGTGTTCCACCCGAAGACGGGGGCCGCGCGCGGCACGATCCCCATTCAAGGGGAGGACCTCGCCGCGCCCCACGCCCTCACCGGCCTCACCGTCGACGCGAGCGGCCGTCTTTATGCGTTGAGCTCGCAGCTCGGCCTCCTCAGGCTCTCGGAGAAGGGCCACGGCAAATGGCACCAGTCGGTTTATGCCGGGCCCTTCCCCGACACCCTGCTCTGCGATCCCGCCGAGCCCTCGGACCTGTGCTCCCTCGTCACCAAAGAATTGCCGCCGATGCCCAGCGACATCGCGTTCGCCAAGGACGGCAATGCCTACGTGACCGACGCGGCCCAGGCCACCATTTTCCGGATCCCGCCCGGCGGCGGCGCGCCCGAGGTCTGGCTCGAGAGCACGAAGCTCGCCGGTTTCTACGACCTCCAGGGCGCGCGCGGCATCGTCGTGAGCCCGGACGGCAAGAGCGTCTACGTGACGGTCTCGTACGCGGCCGACGCGCCGTGGGAGGGCCGCGTGTATCGGATCCCGCGTATCCCTTCGCCGAAGGAGGCCGACGTCGCGCTCGTGGCCGTCTTCCCGGATTTCGAGGGCCCCTCGGGCCTCGCCCTCGGCGAGGACGGCGCGCTCTTCGTGGCCCTGTCCCTCAAGGACGAGATCGCGGTCGTGGACCCGGCCGGCGGCGAGCTCGGTCGATTCTCCGCCGCCACGAACGACGACATCCCCCTCGATGGCCCGGCGCACCTCGCCTTCGACGGCAAGGGCGGCGTCTTCGTGACGAACCAGGCCGTCGCCAGCGGGTTATCCGACCATTTCGCGGTGGTCGAGGTCGACGTGGGGGATCGGGGCCGGAAAATCCACCCGCCGAAGGTGCCTTGA
- the hflX gene encoding GTPase HflX produces MSRTATDRPAAVLVAVQLSTVADVDHEADMAELGRLVNTLGYDIVATVSQRRSHVSKGAVLGEGKLRALAEITGGPGPAGMRFRKPGTKRDDDADEHDEAPESVEGEDDADDDAGSVVATKPPTLVVVDHDLTPSQLRNLEKCTGLEVLDRSGVIIEIFHRHARSREARLEVEIARLNYVAPRMRESSAGGDRQRGRGAGESQLELDRRKIRDRIAELRKEIDGIQREQATRRALRQNARRVALVGYTNAGKSSLMRALTGSDVYVMDKLFATLDTTVRALHPEVKPRILVSDTVGFIKKLPHDLVASFRSTLDEALEASLLLYVADASDPTFRSQLDVTRSTLAEIGAEGVPYKLVLNKIDRISDEERLILSREFPEAILLSAKDPADVARLRLVLVDFFDALMVPGELVVPYTKQALVSEVYEHAKVLSETYDEAGAHLVLRAEPAALARLQSLITR; encoded by the coding sequence ATGTCCAGAACCGCCACCGATCGCCCCGCCGCCGTGCTCGTCGCGGTCCAGCTCTCCACCGTCGCCGACGTGGATCACGAGGCCGACATGGCCGAGCTCGGCAGGCTCGTGAACACGCTCGGCTACGACATCGTCGCGACGGTGTCGCAGCGCCGCTCGCACGTCTCGAAGGGCGCCGTGCTCGGGGAAGGGAAGCTCCGCGCCCTCGCCGAGATCACCGGCGGGCCCGGCCCCGCGGGCATGCGCTTCAGGAAGCCGGGCACGAAGCGCGACGACGACGCGGACGAGCACGACGAGGCGCCCGAGAGCGTCGAAGGCGAGGACGACGCGGACGACGACGCCGGCTCCGTCGTCGCGACGAAACCCCCCACGCTCGTCGTCGTCGATCACGACCTCACGCCGAGCCAGCTCCGCAACCTGGAGAAGTGCACGGGCCTCGAGGTCCTCGATCGCAGCGGCGTGATCATCGAGATCTTCCACCGCCACGCGCGCAGCCGCGAGGCGCGGCTCGAGGTCGAGATCGCGCGCCTCAACTACGTCGCGCCCCGCATGCGCGAGTCGAGCGCCGGCGGCGACAGGCAACGCGGCCGCGGCGCGGGCGAGAGCCAGCTCGAGCTCGACCGGCGCAAGATCCGTGATCGGATCGCCGAGCTGCGCAAGGAGATCGACGGCATCCAGCGCGAGCAGGCCACGCGGCGCGCGCTGCGCCAGAACGCCCGCCGCGTCGCGCTCGTGGGTTACACGAACGCGGGCAAGTCCTCGCTCATGCGCGCGCTCACGGGCAGCGACGTCTACGTGATGGACAAGCTCTTCGCGACGCTCGACACCACGGTGCGCGCGCTGCACCCCGAGGTGAAGCCGCGGATCCTCGTGTCCGACACCGTCGGCTTCATCAAGAAGCTGCCGCACGACCTCGTGGCCTCCTTCCGCTCCACGCTCGACGAGGCGCTCGAGGCCTCGCTCCTGCTCTACGTGGCCGACGCCTCGGACCCGACCTTCCGCAGCCAGCTCGACGTGACCCGCTCGACGCTCGCGGAGATCGGCGCGGAGGGCGTGCCCTACAAGCTCGTGCTGAACAAGATCGATCGGATCTCCGACGAGGAGCGGCTGATCCTCTCGCGCGAGTTCCCCGAGGCGATCCTGCTCTCGGCCAAGGATCCCGCGGACGTCGCGCGCCTTCGGCTCGTCCTCGTCGACTTCTTCGACGCGCTCATGGTCCCCGGCGAGCTCGTCGTGCCGTACACGAAGCAGGCCCTCGTCAGCGAGGTCTACGAGCACGCGAAGGTCCTCTCCGAGACCTACGACGAGGCCGGCGCGCACCTCGTGCTCCGCGCCGAGCCCGCCGCGCTCGCGCGGCTCCAGAGCTTGATCACGCGATGA
- a CDS encoding citrate/2-methylcitrate synthase: MSNVDQRGLINQPTGFDNQPESLLSGPEAAALLGVKRETLYAYTSRGLVRSVPSDGGRSRLYVREDLERLKARSDARRGHGPVAASALRWGEPVLTSTITTIGPEGPRYRGQAATALAAAGAPFESVAELLWTGTLPRERPTWTVPEDAALPVTRLADLVPDGAPPVATLALAVPALAARDPLRFAATEEAELPRARGLIRRLAALSALPAGARRAKAALAEPTVSRALLVALGGRKTERAEAAVERALVLIADHELATSTFAVRVTASTGADLYACVSAGLAAVSGPKHGGACDRIEAVVAEVGRPERARDVVAARARRGDAILELGHPFYPEGDPRTPPLLVDAARVGAPRKTDVAALFALLDATKEAGYPPPSVDVGLVALCLALGLPPGAATTFFAIGRLAGWIAHALEQRGDPTLLRPRSVAS, translated from the coding sequence GTGAGCAACGTTGATCAACGTGGATTGATCAATCAACCCACTGGATTCGACAATCAACCCGAGAGCCTCCTGTCCGGCCCGGAGGCCGCCGCGCTGCTCGGCGTGAAGCGCGAGACGCTCTACGCGTACACGAGCCGCGGCCTCGTCCGCAGCGTGCCGAGTGATGGCGGAAGGAGCCGCCTCTACGTCCGCGAGGACCTCGAACGGTTGAAGGCCCGGAGCGACGCGCGGCGCGGACACGGCCCGGTCGCCGCCTCCGCCCTGCGCTGGGGCGAGCCCGTCCTCACCTCGACGATCACCACGATCGGCCCCGAAGGCCCGCGCTACCGCGGCCAGGCCGCCACGGCCCTCGCCGCCGCCGGCGCGCCCTTCGAGTCCGTCGCCGAGCTGCTCTGGACCGGCACCTTGCCCCGCGAACGCCCCACCTGGACCGTGCCCGAGGACGCCGCCCTGCCCGTCACACGCCTCGCCGACCTCGTCCCCGACGGCGCCCCGCCCGTCGCGACCCTCGCCCTCGCCGTCCCGGCCCTCGCCGCGCGTGACCCGCTACGCTTCGCCGCCACCGAGGAGGCCGAGCTGCCCCGCGCCCGCGGCTTGATCCGCCGCCTCGCCGCGCTCTCGGCCCTGCCCGCCGGCGCGCGCCGCGCCAAGGCCGCGCTCGCCGAGCCCACGGTAAGCCGCGCCCTGCTCGTCGCCCTCGGCGGACGCAAGACCGAGCGCGCCGAGGCCGCCGTCGAACGAGCCCTCGTGTTGATCGCGGATCACGAGCTCGCCACCTCGACCTTCGCCGTGCGGGTCACCGCCTCGACCGGCGCAGACCTCTACGCCTGCGTGAGCGCCGGCCTCGCCGCCGTCTCCGGCCCCAAGCACGGCGGCGCCTGCGACCGCATCGAGGCCGTGGTCGCCGAGGTCGGGCGCCCGGAGCGAGCCCGCGACGTCGTGGCCGCCCGCGCGCGCCGCGGCGACGCAATCCTCGAGCTCGGTCACCCGTTCTACCCCGAGGGGGATCCCCGCACCCCTCCCCTGCTCGTGGACGCCGCGCGCGTGGGGGCGCCTCGAAAGACCGACGTCGCCGCCCTCTTCGCATTGCTCGACGCGACGAAGGAGGCCGGCTACCCGCCCCCGTCCGTGGACGTCGGCCTCGTCGCGCTTTGCCTCGCCCTCGGCCTGCCGCCGGGCGCGGCCACGACCTTCTTCGCGATCGGCCGCCTCGCCGGCTGGATCGCCCACGCCCTCGAGCAACGGGGCGATCCTACGCTCCTGCGCCCGCGCTCCGTCGCCTCATGA
- a CDS encoding zinc-dependent peptidase, translating to MACSPPMLGFFKERRRKAVRGRPFPPAWEGILSENVPYFGRLAPEDQDELRGLVLIFLDEKRFEGCGGLDVDDEIRVTIAAQACILLLNRASDVYPDLEVVLVYPSTYVDRRPRTIEGGIVVEDGETRLGESWGRGVVVLAWDAVLRGAADVRDGHNVVLHEFAHQLDTEDGAADGAPVLPKRAAYGPWARVLGAAYDGLLRDLASGDRTVIDSYGAKNPAEFFAVVTEAFFERPRALRARHPALYEQMRDFYQQDPAELSC from the coding sequence ATGGCATGCTCCCCGCCGATGCTCGGCTTCTTCAAGGAGCGAAGGCGCAAAGCCGTCCGGGGCCGGCCCTTTCCGCCCGCGTGGGAGGGGATCCTCTCGGAGAACGTGCCCTACTTCGGTCGGCTCGCCCCCGAGGACCAGGACGAGCTCCGCGGCCTCGTGTTGATTTTCCTCGACGAGAAGCGCTTCGAGGGCTGCGGCGGGCTCGACGTCGACGACGAAATTCGCGTCACGATCGCGGCCCAGGCCTGCATCCTGCTCCTCAACCGCGCGAGCGACGTCTACCCGGATCTCGAGGTCGTCCTCGTGTATCCGAGCACCTACGTCGACCGCCGCCCGCGGACGATCGAGGGCGGCATCGTCGTCGAGGACGGCGAGACGCGGCTCGGCGAGTCGTGGGGGCGCGGCGTGGTCGTGCTGGCCTGGGACGCGGTGCTGCGCGGCGCGGCCGACGTCCGCGACGGCCACAACGTCGTCCTGCACGAGTTCGCCCACCAGCTCGACACCGAGGACGGCGCGGCCGACGGCGCGCCCGTGCTGCCGAAACGCGCGGCCTACGGGCCCTGGGCGCGTGTCCTCGGCGCGGCGTACGACGGGCTCTTGCGGGACCTCGCCTCGGGAGACCGGACCGTCATCGACAGCTACGGCGCGAAGAACCCGGCCGAGTTCTTCGCTGTCGTGACCGAAGCCTTCTTCGAGCGGCCGCGCGCCCTGCGGGCCCGACATCCCGCGCTCTACGAGCAGATGCGCGACTTCTACCAGCAGGACCCGGCCGAGTTGTCGTGCTAG